Below is a genomic region from Thermus oshimai DSM 12092.
CCGGTGGCCGCTGGTGCCGAAGGCCACCCGCTCTAAGGGGTTCTTGGGGTCCGGGGCCTCTTCGTAGTAGAGGGTGAGGAGCTTGAGGAGGTCCATGCCCCCATGCTAAAAGCTTCGCCCCGCCCCAGGGTCCTGGGGCGGGGCAAGGAAGGCCCTTAGGGCTTGGCGGGGGCCTCTTTGGGGGCCTCCTCCGTCTTGGGGGCGAGCTCCGCCAGGACCTGGTTCAGGCGGTTTTCAATCTGGGCCTTCTTGCGGAGCTCCTGGATGAGGGCCTGGGCCTGCTCCGAACGCTTTTTGGCGATGACCCGCTCCTTGGCCTCCTCCGCCACCTCGGGGTAGGGCTTAAGGACCTCCGCCTTGCGCTCGGAGATGAGGAGGACCACGAAGGTGCCGTCCTCCAGCTTCACCACCTCGCTCACCTCCCCCAAGGGCCCTTTGGGGAAGGTGGCCGTGGTCTTGAAGACCAGCCGGTCCAAGACGGCGGGCAGGCTGTTGGGGTTCACCGTGCCGTAGTCCGTGACCGTGCCTTCCTGGGCCTTGGCCAGGGCCTCGAGGTCCCCTCCCTTGAGGGCCGCGGCCCGGAAGGCCTTGGCCTTGGCCTCCTCCTTGAAGCTCACCCCCACCACCTTGGCGCTGGCGGGCACGGTGAAGAGGGCGGGGTTTTCCGCGTAGAACCTCTTGGCCTCCTCCTCCGTGGCGGTGACCTCCCGTGTGGCCCAGAGGGCGTAGGCCTGGGCCATGGCGTCCTTGGAACCCAAGAAGGGCTTGCCGCTCCCCTTGGCGGCCTCCACCAAAAGCTCCCGGTCAATGAGGTTCTCCAGGGTCTGGGGGAGGAAGAACTGCACCGCAAGCTCCCCCAGGCCCTGCTGGATGAGGGCCGCGGTCTGCTGGTTGGAAAAGACGGGCTGGAGGACCTGGGCAAGGAGGATCTCCTTCCCGTTCACCTGGGCCACGGCGGGGTTTTTGTAGCTGTAGGGGGCGTCCTCGGCGAAGCGCACCTGGGCCTTCTTGCGGAGCTCCTCCAGGTAGGCCTCGAGGGCCCCCTCCCCCTTGACCCGCTTGGCGTCCTCCTCCACCCGGGCCTTGACCTCCTCAAAGCCCGGCGCCTTGGGGGGGAGGTAGGCCTCCACCTTCACCAGGTAGTACCGCCCCCCGGCCTCGATGGGCCCCACCAGGCCGGGGCCCTTGAGGGCGAAGACCGCCTGGCCCACCGCCTCGGGGAAGACCACCTGGGCCACGGGCTTGGGCTCGCTCTTCCCGGGCTCGGCCCCGAGGGCCCCCGCTGCTTCCGCCCCCACCTTGGAGTGGGCCTTGGCCAGGGCGGCGAAGTCCTCCCCGGCCTTGGCCTTCCGGTGGAGCTCCTCCGCCAGGGCCTTGTCGTCCACCACGATCTGCCGGGCCAGGACCCGGGGCTCGGTCTTGTAGTCGTCCCGGTGCACCTCAAAGTAGAAGGCCACCTCCTCGGGGGTGGGCTTCACCGAGGTGCGGATCTGGTCCAGGCGCTTTTGGATCTGGAGCTGGGTCTTGATCTCGGCCCTTAGCTGAGCGTCGGTGTAGCCCACCTGGTTCAGGAAGCTCTCGTAGGCCTCCTTCTCCTTCAGGCCGAACTGCTCGCGGATGCGGTTAAGCTCCGACCGCACCTCCGCGCTGGAAACCCGCACCCGGGCCGCGTCCTGCTTCAGGGCCTCGGTGAGGATGACCTGCTCCAGGAAGTGGGTGTCCACCAGGGTTTTGAGAAGCCCCTCGGGGTTGGCCGCGTACAGGGGGTCGTTCCCCTGGAGCCTGAGGAGATCCAGCTCGTACACGGGCTTGTTGTTGACCCAAAGGACCGCCTTACCCCGGGCCTGCTGCCCCGCCTGAGGGGTGAAAAGCAGGATGGCCCCCACGGCAAAGGCCAAGGCCAAAAGCCCAAAGAGGATGGTGATGACCCGTTTGCTCAGTCCGAACACTTGACCGCCTCCTCTCCCGCGTGCTAAAGTAGCTCCTGCTGAGTGCGCCCGTAGCTCAGCTGGATAGAGCGTCGGCCTCCGGAGCCGAAGGTCAGAGGTTCGAGTCCTCTCGGGCGCGCCATTTTTCTTTTGGTACCCCGGAAAAGCCCAAGCACAAAGGGATTCTAGCACACCCTGGGTGAGAAAACCCCTTAGGATGAGGGGGTGCTGCCCCTTCTCCTCGCCTGGCTCCACACGACCAACGACCTCTTCTCCAACTTCCTCACCCCCCTCCTCCCCAAGCTCATGGACCGCTTCGGGGTGGGGCTGGGGACGGCGGGGTTGTTGGTCTCGGTCTACTCCCTCACGGGAAGCCTTCTCCAGCCCTTCGCCGGCCTCTTGGCCGACCGCATGGACCGCCGGCTCCTCGCCGCCTTGGGGCCGGTGCTGGTGGCGCTAGGGATGGGCTCCTTGGGGGTCTGGCCCCGGTTTGAGGCCCTTCTTTTGGTCCTGGGGCTTTCGGGCCTGGGCTCGGCCCTCTTCCACGCCTCGGGGGCCAGCCTGGTGGGGGAGTACGCCCCCCGGGAGCGGAAGGGGTTCTGGCTTTCCTTCTTCGGCTCCGCGGGGTACCTGGGGCTTTCCCTGGGGCCGGTGGTGGCCCTCTTCACCGTGGGGGCCTGGGGGCTTGAGGGGCTCCTCTGGCTCACCCCTTTGGTCCTCCTCCCCGCCCTCCTTCTCCTCCGGCTACCCCCCGTGCGCCGGAAGGGGAGGCCCGCAGGGATGGGGGACTTCCTCCGGGTCTTCCGGGGGGACGTGGCCCGGCTCTGGGGGATGGCCACCCTGAGGAGCCTGGTCTTCATGAGCTTCTCCACCACCCTGCCCTACTGGTACGCGCAAAAGGGGCTCTCGGATGCCTACACCGCCTTGAGCCTTTCCGTCTACAGCTTCTCCGCCACCCTGGGGACCTTCCTCGGGGGGACCCTCTCCGACCGCCTGGGACGGAAGGCGGTCCTGGTGGGCACCCTGAGCCTGGGCCTGCCCCTTTACCTGGCCCTCCTCTTCTTCCCCCCGGAAAACCCCCTTTACCTCCTCCTCCTTGCCGCCACGGGGGCCCTGATGAACGCCGGCATCCCCGTGGCCGTGGCCCTGGCCCAGGACCTCGAGCCCACCCAGACGGCCACGGTCTCCGGCCTCCTCATGGGGTTCACCTGGGGGTTCGCCGGTCTCTTCTACGCCCCCATCGGGGGGCTCATCGAGGCCTTCGGGGTGCTTCCGGTCCTTTTGGCCTTAGGCGGCCTCATCCTCCCCGCCTGGGCCCTGGCCCGGGGGGTGCGGGAGCCCGGTAGAATGGGCGCATGAGGATCCTCCTGGCCACCGACGGCTCGCCCCAGGCCAAGGGGGCCGAGGTGCTGGCGGAGTGGCTTGGCTACAAGCTTTCCGCCAAGCTCCTGGTCCTTTACGTGGTGGACCTCCGCCTGGTCCAGGCCCTGGAGCCCCTGGACCTGGGGGCCCTCACCATCCCCCTGCCCGTGCGGCGGGAGGAGGTGGAAAGGCTCCTTAGCCTCAAGGGGGAGGCGGTCTTGGAGCGGGTGGTGAAAAGCGCCAAGGCGGCCGGGGTGGAGGCGGAGGGCCTTCTGGAAAAGGGCCTGCCCCACGAGGCCATCCTGCGGCAGGCCCGCTCGGCGGACCTCCTGGTCCTCGGCCGGAGCGGGGAGGCCCACGGGGCGGGGTTTATGGGCTTGGGGAGCACGGTGGACCGGGTCCTTCGCGCCTCCCCCATCCCCACCCTGGTGGCCCCCCTGGAGTACGTGGAGCTCGAGGGGGCGGTCCTGGGGTACAACGCCTCGGAAAGCGCGGTGCGGGCCCTGCACACCCTGGCCCCCCTGGCCCGCGCCTTGGGGCTTTTCGTGCGGGTGGTGAGCGTGCACGAGGACCCCACCCAGGCGGGGGCCTGGGCCTTGGAGGCGGAAACCTACCTCAAGGACCACGGGGTGGCCGCGGAGGGGCTGGCCCTTTCGGGGGACCCCGCGGAGCACCTCCTGGGCCTGGCCGGGCCCTCCGACCTCCTCACCCTGGGCGCTCCCGTGCGGCGGTTCCTTTTGGGAAGCACCGCGGAGGAGGTGGTGCGCCACGCGGTGGGGCCGGTCCTCACCGTGCGATAAGGAGAGGGGCCTCGAGGTATAATCTTCCCCTAAAGGAAAGGGGGAGGGCATGACCGTTCGCCAGCTGCTCTTGCGTAAAGGGGGCGCGGTGTACCGCATCCACCCCGAGGCCACGGTGCTGGAGGCCCTTAAGGAGCTCGCCCGCCACGACGTCGGGGCCCTTTTGGTCATGGAGGGGGACAGGCTCCTCGGGATCTTCTCCGAGCGGGACTACGCCCGGAAGCTGGTCCTCCTGGGGCGCTTTTCCAAGGACACCCTGGTGCGGGAGGTGATGACGGAAAACCCCATCACCGTGACCCCGGAGACGGACCTGGAAGAGGCCATGCGCCTCATGACGGAGCACCGGGTCCGCCACCTGCCCGTGCTGGAGGGGGGAAGGGTGGTGGGGGTGGTCTCCATCGGGGACGCGGTGAAGGCCATCATCACCGAGCAGGGGGTGCTCATCCAGGAGCTTGCCCGCTACGTGAGCGAAAACCGCTAAGCCCCCTAGTCCCGAAAGAGCCAGCTCAGGAGGAGGCTTAGGAGGGAGAGGAGGAGGGCCCCGAAGAAGGCCCCGGCGAAGCCCTGGACCTCCAGGGCCGTGGCCTGGGCCACCAGGTAGAGGACGAAGGCGTTCACCACCAGGGTGAAAAGCCCGAGGGTGAGGAGGTTGAGGGGCAGGGTGAGGAAGAGGAGGAGGGGGCGGAGGAGGGCGTTGGCCAAGCCCCAAAGGGCCCCCGCCACCAGGTAGTCCAGAAGGCCGGCCCCCTGGGCGAAGTAGACCCCGGAGTAGAGGCCGGCCACCAGCCAAAGGGCCAGGGTGTTGAGGAGGAGGCGGGCCAGAAGGGCGCGCATGGCCCCCAGCATACCCTTGACCCCCGCCGGGGAACGGGGGTAGACTGGCCCTGTAAGTATGCACTTGCTTACCGAGGGGGACCCCACCCGGCGCCGCCTTCTCCAGGCCGCCTTGGAGCTCCTGGCGGAGCGGGGCTACCGGGGGGCCACCACCCGGGCCATCGCGGAGCGGGCGGGGGTGAGCGAGGTCACCCTGTTCCGCCGCTTCCGCTCCAAAGGGGCCCTCCTCCGGGAGGCCCTGAGGGGCCTGGCCCCGCCCCTCTCCCCCCCTGACCCCAACGCCCCCCTGGAGGAGGGGCTCCTGGGGCTTCTGGAGGGGTATCTGGGCCTCCTCGAGGCCAACCGGGCCTTCCTGCCCAAGCTCCTTTCCGAGCTCCTGCGCCACCCCGAGCTCCGGGGGGAGGGGGTGCCGGAGGGGATGGCGGAGGCCCTGGGGCGGGTGGTGGGGTTCTTCCGGGCCAAGCAGGAGGCGGGGGAACTGCGAAAGGACGAGCCCCCGGAGGAGCTGGCCCTGGCCTTCGTGGGGCCCCTCTTCGCCCGCTTCCTCCTGGGGGAGGTCCTGGGGGTGCGCTTCCCCCTGGACCCCAAGGCCTACGTTCGGGGCTATCTGGAGGGCAGACATGGTCCACGCCGAAGAGGTTAGCCGGAGCTTCGGCCCCGTGAGGGCCCTGGAGGGGGTGAGCCTTTCCGTGAGGCCGGGGGAGGTCTTCGGCCTCCTGGGGCCCAACGGGGCGGGCAAGACCACCCTGGTGCGCATCCTCACCGGGGTGCTTAAGCCCGATGGGGGGCGGGTCCTGGTGGCGGGCCTGGACGTGGGGAAAGACCCCGACAAGGTCAAGGCCCGGATCGGCTACGCCACCCAGGAGCAAAGCCTCTACCGCACCCTCACCGTCTGGGAAAACCTCCTCTTCCGGGCCCGCCTGTACCGGGGAAAGGAGGCCAGGGCCCTGGCGGAGGAGGCCCTGGAGCGGTTCGGGCTTCTTCCCTACGCCCAGGCCCTGGCCGGCCACCTCTCCGGGGGGTGGCGGCAGCGCCTGGCCCTGGCCCAGGCGGTGGTCCACCGGCCCGAGGTCCTCCTCCTGGACGAGCCCACCACGGGGCTGGACCCCCTTTCCCGGCGGGCCATCTGGGACCTCATCCACCTCGAGGCCCAGCGGGGGGCCACGGTCC
It encodes:
- a CDS encoding peptidyl-prolyl cis-trans isomerase — encoded protein: MFGLSKRVITILFGLLALAFAVGAILLFTPQAGQQARGKAVLWVNNKPVYELDLLRLQGNDPLYAANPEGLLKTLVDTHFLEQVILTEALKQDAARVRVSSAEVRSELNRIREQFGLKEKEAYESFLNQVGYTDAQLRAEIKTQLQIQKRLDQIRTSVKPTPEEVAFYFEVHRDDYKTEPRVLARQIVVDDKALAEELHRKAKAGEDFAALAKAHSKVGAEAAGALGAEPGKSEPKPVAQVVFPEAVGQAVFALKGPGLVGPIEAGGRYYLVKVEAYLPPKAPGFEEVKARVEEDAKRVKGEGALEAYLEELRKKAQVRFAEDAPYSYKNPAVAQVNGKEILLAQVLQPVFSNQQTAALIQQGLGELAVQFFLPQTLENLIDRELLVEAAKGSGKPFLGSKDAMAQAYALWATREVTATEEEAKRFYAENPALFTVPASAKVVGVSFKEEAKAKAFRAAALKGGDLEALAKAQEGTVTDYGTVNPNSLPAVLDRLVFKTTATFPKGPLGEVSEVVKLEDGTFVVLLISERKAEVLKPYPEVAEEAKERVIAKKRSEQAQALIQELRKKAQIENRLNQVLAELAPKTEEAPKEAPAKP
- a CDS encoding MFS transporter produces the protein MLPLLLAWLHTTNDLFSNFLTPLLPKLMDRFGVGLGTAGLLVSVYSLTGSLLQPFAGLLADRMDRRLLAALGPVLVALGMGSLGVWPRFEALLLVLGLSGLGSALFHASGASLVGEYAPRERKGFWLSFFGSAGYLGLSLGPVVALFTVGAWGLEGLLWLTPLVLLPALLLLRLPPVRRKGRPAGMGDFLRVFRGDVARLWGMATLRSLVFMSFSTTLPYWYAQKGLSDAYTALSLSVYSFSATLGTFLGGTLSDRLGRKAVLVGTLSLGLPLYLALLFFPPENPLYLLLLAATGALMNAGIPVAVALAQDLEPTQTATVSGLLMGFTWGFAGLFYAPIGGLIEAFGVLPVLLALGGLILPAWALARGVREPGRMGA
- a CDS encoding universal stress protein, with the translated sequence MRILLATDGSPQAKGAEVLAEWLGYKLSAKLLVLYVVDLRLVQALEPLDLGALTIPLPVRREEVERLLSLKGEAVLERVVKSAKAAGVEAEGLLEKGLPHEAILRQARSADLLVLGRSGEAHGAGFMGLGSTVDRVLRASPIPTLVAPLEYVELEGAVLGYNASESAVRALHTLAPLARALGLFVRVVSVHEDPTQAGAWALEAETYLKDHGVAAEGLALSGDPAEHLLGLAGPSDLLTLGAPVRRFLLGSTAEEVVRHAVGPVLTVR
- a CDS encoding CBS domain-containing protein, with amino-acid sequence MTVRQLLLRKGGAVYRIHPEATVLEALKELARHDVGALLVMEGDRLLGIFSERDYARKLVLLGRFSKDTLVREVMTENPITVTPETDLEEAMRLMTEHRVRHLPVLEGGRVVGVVSIGDAVKAIITEQGVLIQELARYVSENR
- a CDS encoding phage holin family protein, yielding MRALLARLLLNTLALWLVAGLYSGVYFAQGAGLLDYLVAGALWGLANALLRPLLLFLTLPLNLLTLGLFTLVVNAFVLYLVAQATALEVQGFAGAFFGALLLSLLSLLLSWLFRD
- a CDS encoding TetR/AcrR family transcriptional regulator, translated to MHLLTEGDPTRRRLLQAALELLAERGYRGATTRAIAERAGVSEVTLFRRFRSKGALLREALRGLAPPLSPPDPNAPLEEGLLGLLEGYLGLLEANRAFLPKLLSELLRHPELRGEGVPEGMAEALGRVVGFFRAKQEAGELRKDEPPEELALAFVGPLFARFLLGEVLGVRFPLDPKAYVRGYLEGRHGPRRRG
- the ccmA gene encoding heme ABC exporter ATP-binding protein CcmA, giving the protein MVHAEEVSRSFGPVRALEGVSLSVRPGEVFGLLGPNGAGKTTLVRILTGVLKPDGGRVLVAGLDVGKDPDKVKARIGYATQEQSLYRTLTVWENLLFRARLYRGKEARALAEEALERFGLLPYAQALAGHLSGGWRQRLALAQAVVHRPEVLLLDEPTTGLDPLSRRAIWDLIHLEAQRGATVLVTTHYMDEAERCHRLALLHRGRVLAEGTPKTLKALAQERADFYFVQAPLEEVRAWKGVLDAWPSGEGVRITVRKGTPVPRGERAFPSLEEVFLLLTQEAA